A stretch of the Nicotiana tabacum cultivar K326 chromosome 6, ASM71507v2, whole genome shotgun sequence genome encodes the following:
- the LOC107776372 gene encoding gibberellin-regulated protein 6 → MAKLVSFFLLALVAISMVATTVLAADAQYHLDASRYGPGSLKPSQCLPQCTRRCSKTQYHKPCMFFCQKCCKTCLCVPPGFYGNKGVCPCYNNWKTQQGGPKCP, encoded by the exons ATGGCCAAGCTcgtttcatttttccttttggcTCTCGTTGCCATATCCATGGTTGCAACCACTGTTTTGGCTGCAGATGCCCAGTACCACCTTGATGCT TCAAGGTACGGTCCAGGGAGCTTGAAGCCATCAC AATGCCTGCCACAATGCACGAGGAGATGTAGCAAGACACAGTACCACAAACCATGCATGTTCTTCTGCCAAAAATGCTGCAAGACATGTCTGTGTGTCCCCCCTGGTTTCTATGGAAACAAAGGTGTTTGCCCTTGCTACAACAACTGGAAGACCCAGCAAGGAGGACCCAAATGCCCTTAA